TAAGGCTGGACAAGTCATTGCATGGGTTGGTAGTGAAGGTCAGTCAAGCGGTCCACATGTGCACTACGAGCTGCGTGCTGGATTGGGTGGCAAGAGTTATAACCCCATGAGTTACGGTGCGAGCAAAGGTACTAAGCCTAGTGGCGGACATATGAATTGGTTAAAGCAGGCCGGCTTTAAACCAGCAGAGTATGTAGCTGCTAATAAAGTCATTATGCAAGAATCGGGATGGAATCCGCATGCTACAAATGGCAGTTCAGGAGCTTATGGATTGCCACAATCATTGCCAGCAAATAAAATGGCAAGCGCCGGGAGTGACTGGCGGTCTAACCCAATCACTCAATTGAAGTGGATGAAATCATATGTCGATAGCCGCTACGGTGGCATGAATCAAGCACTGGCATATCGTAACCGTGTAGGCTGGTATGGTAACGGTGGTTGGGGCGATTCTGGCAAACTAAATATCTTTAACGAGATTCCTGGCGAACCAGAAGTGGCAGTTAACCCAGCTAGAGATAGTGCTGATGGCTTAATTGTTGAGGCTGCACGTGCTCGTGCTAATAAGGCACCTAATGGATTAGTTGCTAAGGCAATGCGGGTAGTTGGAGCTGCAAGGGCAGGCATTCAACGTACGGCGCCAAGCTTTGCTTCGCATGGCGTGGCACAGGCAGAAGGGCAAGTTGCCGGCAGTCAAGCAATCGGTGGTGACGTGACGATCACTGTGCCATTAGATAGCGGCGTATTGACGCAGGCGGTATATCCTAAAGCAAAACTTATGCAACAGCGTGATATTACGATTCAAGCGAAGAAAGGAGGTTTGCATTAGTGAGTTCAATTGTTATTCAAAAGATGGACGGTACGGTTTATGATTTGGAAAAGCTAGGTATTCGTGTGATTAGTTTTGACCCGCCTGGGCCGAACTATCAACACACATTTACTCAGATGAACGAGTACAGTTCCGTGTTAACTGATACTCAGATGCAGCAAACAACAATCCCGTTAGTATTCAAAGTGAATGCGGCAGACAACTACGACTACGAGCTAAAGCGAATGCGTGTGCTCAAGGTATTTGCAGGTTATGAGCCGTTTTATATCATCAACCGACGTATTGCTTATTTACGCTGGAAGGTTGTGTCAGAGAGCTACACGTATGCTAGGCAGAGCAATTATTGGGGCACTCAAGCGATTACGGTCAATCTGACGTGTATTGATGGTGCGGCCGAAACCGTGCTAACGAGCCTTGATAAAGGATTCCTAAATGGGTTCGGTATGAGTGCCAGTTTAACGTCAGTGCCAAAGTATGAGTTCACTAATCAAGCCAACTTCACGATTTGGAATGGCAGCACAATACCGTTGCGAGCCGAGGAGCACCCAGTATTGATTACACTAGATTGTGCTGCCAGTAAGGCGGTGACAATCAGTAACCAGACGATCAGCCAAAGTCTAACGGTCACCATGCCACTGACTAAGGGTAAACCATTGCAAATTTACGGCTTGAAGATGGTTGTTGGTGGCGCGTCGGTTTTTAGCAAATCAAATCACGGTTATCTGGACTTTGCACCGGGCGATAACAAATTAACTATTAGTGGGACTAGCGATTTTACGATTAGTTTTAAAACACATTTCTATTACTAGGAGGCTTTTGACATGCTCATTATAACGGACTACACAGGCGCATCAGAGGCGCTCAAAGTAACTGACCTGCAATTAACCTTGCAACTCGGTCAAGTCGCTCAGCTGGACTTCACGACATGGAATGAAGACAACAATATGACTGGTTATGCAATGTTGTCACCGCGGGCTTTAATTCAGGAACCTGATACAGGTATGCTGTTCCAGGTATCTGAGAACGATGGTAGCACGGCCGGCAAGTACTATAGCCGTTCGGTAACATGTCTAAGCATCATTCAAGACTTTAACGACAGTTATATTCGTAGCACGATTAAGGGCAAACAGACGCTCAAAGCCTGCATGGACTTGGTCACCAATGGCACCAAGTTCACGTACACGATCCATGATACAATCAGTGATCATGATTTTGGTGATGAAGAATTCGGTAATGGTCACGGCTTAGACTTGTTCTTGAACACATTGGTGTCTGACTTCGGTTTTGAGTGGTCCAACGACAACTATCGCATCGACATCTACAAGACGGTTGGTAAGCAGGACGCATTTGTCTTCGTGGACGGCGATGATGTCAACTCGGTTGCTGAGACTAACGATTACACGACAATTACTACTAAGATTCACGGTGAAGGTAAACACGACGATAATGATAAGCCAAGTTGCAGTTATGACTATGTAAGTCCGAACGCCAAGCTTTACGGCGAGATTGCAGCCGATGACTACCAGTCAGATAGTATCACGAGCGAAGATGAGTTGAAGAAGGTGTTGCCGGGACAGTTACAAGATTATCCTAAGGTGCAGTACACGGCTAACTTGAACACATTTCAGAAAGCTTCGCCGATTGGAGCAACTAACGATGCTTCTATTGGCAACTATGGCCATTTGCGAACTAGAAATGGCATTGACGTGAAGACACGGATTGTAGCTAAAACACTGTACTTGCAGAGCACGCACACTATCTCAACTGTGACGTTTGGCAACCTTAAAGCCGACCCGGCAATGATAACGGCACGCTTGCAGGCTAACCGTAGTCGAGATACTCAAGTTATTAAGCAGATCAAAGATGAGGGTAACAAACTGGTTGCTGGGGCTGCCATGAGCATTACGGTGTTAGATAAAGTGGGTGAAGTTGATGACTGAGATTCGACCTATTGCTGATAATGGTAAAGTAATGTTTTATCCGGCAACTCACTATCAAGCAGTTAAAGACCTTGATGTGGGTGTTACTAGAGTATTTATGGACAATCCAACTGAATTTTTTAATTTGCTGAAACCTAACATCAAAACGTGGCACAATGGGGAAATTACCAACTTAATCAAATTGCAGTCTCCTAATGGGACTGCTTTTTTAGTTTCAATCAGTGATGATGGAAAACTAATAATTACGAAGGAAGGGAATAGCGATGGCAATACAACTAGTAACTGACCAGTTCTCAGATAACTTAGACGGGACGTTTCGCAATGGGATGGTCGGCAACTTTAAAATCGTTGAACAAACTTTAAATGAGTTGCTAACGTATCAGGGTAACATCAATAAGCAGCTGAACACGTTGACGAAAAACATTAATTCAAGTGTTGATGGTAAATTGACTAAACAGGATTTAGCTTTGGTTGATAAGTTGAAAACACAGTCACAAGGCCTAACTGAGCGAATCAATCATATCATCATGGGTACTGACACGGATTCAATCCACGCCGTGCTGAATAATATGAAATTAGCTGGTGAACTTAAAGGACAGTGTGGTGATACAGGCAAAGCTGGTCGCGATGGCTTGGATGGTGAGAGTGCTTATCAAGTCTGGCTGGATGCTGGCAATGTGGGCAGTAAAGCCGACTACTTAGCCAGTATGAAAGGCAGTAAGGGCGATGTTGGTTCGGTTGGCCCTGCTGGTAAAGATGGTGCCATGAGTGCTAAAGATGTTACGGCGATGGTTACTGATTCGATAAATGGTATCAGTATTGGTACAACTAATTTGCTACTTTATACGAAGTTCACGCTCACTACTGTAACTAATATAATTGGATGGGTTCAAGTAGGACGAACGGCACCTGTTAAGACGGATTTGACTGGTAAATATACATTTGAGGGTTGGATAGACACGGCTATCGATAAAGCAGCAGCATATATCGATGTGAGGGATAAAGTCACAGATAAGCAATTGTCTATATATACAAACCGAATGTTCGTAGAAGGTGGCGATAGTGGGTATGCCGCATCAACAGTGGATATTCCTGAAAACGCATATATTAAAGCATGCTGGTTAGGATATACCAGCGAACAAACTACTCCGATAAGTATAACTTATGGACGTGAGAAGTTTGTCTATGGTGACAAGATTACTGACTGGTCACCTGCTCCGGACGATAAAGTGACGGATAATCACGATGGCTCTATCACGGTAAACGGTAAACAAGTTAATGTGACTGGTGCTACCTCTGTTCTTCAAGGCAAGACATTGGACATTATCGGTGATAGTTACGTGGCTAATAACGGTCAATCAGTATCAGAGACGTGGCACTATAAGGTAGCTAATCAATATGACATGATTTACAACAATTATGGTGTCAACGGTAATGGCCTAATCACTGCAAAGGCGACGGGTACACCAGTAGTTGACCGAGTGACTGATATGGATAGTACAGCTGACTATGTGGTTGTGGTTGGCGGCAAGAATGACTACAATCAGCAGCTTGCAATTGCCGACTTTAAAGCCGGATTAGTCAAACTGATTCAAGAACTGATTGAACGTTTCATCGGTAAAAAGATTTGTTTTTTCACGCCCTGGTCAATCGTAGAATCAGAAATAATGAATATCCCGCTAGTTCAGTATTCGCAGGCAATTGAAGATGTATGTGGTGCATATTCTATTCCATGCTTCAATAGTGCTAAGCGTAGTGGAATTTTAGCGTACAGTGATGTATTTAGGGCTAAGTACTTCCAAACTAGTACTGATCAAAGCCACTTAAATGATGCTGGTCATACTTTATTTGTTAACCCGGCTACCAAGTTTTTAGAAAGCTTATAAGAGGTGAATTAAGTGGAAATTTTAAAATTTAATGTGGACCTGGATAAGCGAAATCTAGTTGAAGATAAGCAAAACTTTGACATTGATTTTCATGATTCAAAATATAATTGGATTCAAGCCCGCCAGTACGAAGACTCAATGCGTCAGGTCGAAGTACATGTGGTGCATGGCGATAATTCGCCGTTTGACCTTACTGGTGTGAATCCGAACTTCTTTGGGTGGTTGCCAGAAGGGAATTACCGAATCATCGACGCTAAGCATGCGGTTATGCTGGATCCAAGCAACGGGATTTTTAGATTTGACTTCCCAGCGGCTGCGTTTGCAATGTCAGGATCTTACAAACAAGCCTTCTTCCGGTTGATGAAGGACGGCATGAACGTGTCAACGTTGGAATTCAGCTTGGACGTGCTAGCAGATAAGGTCATTTCAGGCCTGATTCCGAGCGACTACATCACGCCATTTATCGACCTGTACGGTGATTTAGGTGACATCGTGAAGAATGCCAAGGGCGATCTAGCAGCGGCACTAGCCGAATGGACCACTAAGTTATCAGCTTTGTTTAATCAGTTAAACGACCAAGGCGTTGATACTCAAACGATGTTGACAACTTTGGAACAACGAATCAAAGATGATGGTTTACTAACACAGGCTGACTTAGCTACAGCACTGACTAAATTTAAAGATAACTTTACGAAGCTTCAATCTAAGGTAGATGCGTCGGTTGCCAGTGCAACCACTTATGCGAATTTACGTCGATTGGGTCAGAAGTATCGGGTTCAGGGAAAGGTAGCGTCTAATGCTCAAGGGTTTGCCAGCTTAGGCGGAACGACAGTTGTTCAGTATTTTCAGAACTGGGCACCACTAGACGTTCAATACGGGACGCTAGTTAAATTTAATGTTGAAACCGGCACAGAACTTTTGACCAATGAAATTCATGGTTACCACGGAAATTCTATGACCTATAGCAGCAAAGATGGCTTGCTGTACATGGCAATGGCAGAGGATACATCTGCTGCTAAGGAAACTGCACAGAAAACTAAAATTCTGCAAATTGATCCAAGTGATTTAGCTATCAAAGCGACAATTGATTTAACCGCGAAGACTAGCTTAGATGAGATTCATTCAATTGGATACGACAGTGCCGATAACTGCTTTATTGTGGCTAATAACAAGACCTTAGAATTCTATGATGAGAGTTGGACATTACTGTTCACTAAAAATTGGGTTGACGTGATTGGTTACGAACCACCTTACATGCAAGGTGTTCAAGCACATGGCAATCGCTTATATTGGATTGGCGGTCGCAAATCACAAATTTGGGTATTTGACATTGATGTGGAAAGCCAAGACCTTAATTTTGGAACAATCTATACTTTTGATAGTTTTCAAGAAGGGCTATATCCAACTGGTGAACTGGAAGCATTAGGATTTAACGATGATGGTGATATTTATGCTGTGTCGCACGTTACGGTTGGCAACTGGGGTGGATTAACACAATATTATGTCACTCACAGTGATTTTAAAATTCCAGTCAGTGGTCCAGAAACAGTTGCTATCCAAGGTGCAAGTCCAATTCCAACTGAATTCTATGTTGGTACCAACACGGCATATAATCCAGATGGTACTAAATCGAATCCATTCGCGAGCTTGCTGGAAGCAACGACTTGTATGCGGACACCCTACACGCCATTTAAGACGTTGACCATGCTAACTGATATGGCAGAAGAAACCTTGGTGTTAATTGATATTGATTCTGCAATGGTGAATACACAGGCACACAAAGTCAAAGCGGCAGTGATTATCAATTGTAATAATCTTTATCTATCGGCACTTCAAACCGCTGGTTATTCGCGATATAAAATGAATGCACTTTACATCTATAATTCGCAAGTGCGAATCAACGACTGGAAATGTGCTAGTTTAAAATCAGTAGTGGATGTCAATGAGGATGTCCATATTGAGCGGAGCAATGCTTTTATCCAGGATAATTCTAAATCACGAATTGTGTTGTATAACAGTGTGCTAGAAACCGCAGGTAGTACTTATCATGTGGTCAAAGATAATTTTATGTCTAACCTGATGGGTAACCAAATATTAGGAACGATTACAAACGTTAAAGACGCCAACACCTTGACGACAAGTGATTTTGTATACTATCAAAATATGAATGTCCAGGTCACAACCGTCATTAACGGTAATACAATTGGTTTCCAATTAACATCGCCAATCAGCAGTAGTGGCATTGTTAACTTGATTGGGTATACTCAGTCATCTAATGTGCTTTACTTCTGTGCATTCCACTACGTCAAAGACAACGCGGCCAATACAACGATTGAATTTTATTCATTGCCAACTATGACTAAGTTAGTGCCGACCAGTTATGCTATCACGGCTACTGTATCAGACAACTAAGGAGGATAGTATGAAATTAACTTTAGATGAAGTTAACCACATTATAGGTGTTGATCAGAATAACAGCACTTATGACTACATTGGGTATGTACCTGATGACTTAGCAGAACACGCTACTGATGGTTTTTATATGATTGCATTCAATACAATTATGCCGGCGCCGATTACCGATACAGGGACTGTCACAACAACGCCATCACCAGTTATGCAGGCGGTCAATGCATTGGGACTTAAAGTGGCGGCGTTGGAGCAAAAGATTGGGAGTGACACGAATGTTTGAGTTCGTCAAAATGATGTTCAATGCTGGTTGTCAAGTTGAAGGATATGTTAGTTACGGTGCAATTACGGCCGAAGAATACAAGATGATTACCGGCGAAGACTATGTAGTGCCGGCCACCACATGATAGGAGATGTTGGAATGTGAAATTAACAGATTTTGGGTTAGCGTTAGCCACGATGGTTAATGGTCAGCGCTGGACACCACCACACTATATCATGGGCTATCAATTGGGTGAGTGGGCATCAATTGCTACGATTGTAATTTTCGTGTCTGGTCTTATTGTGGGCATTGTGCGTATTGGCGTGGTTAACCCTGCCCATATTGCGAATGAAAATTTGCAACATTCAATTGACCGGCTGACTGCGAAAATAGAGGGTATCGGAGAGAATTCAGATGCTGTTCACAAAGAACACGATAAACGTCTGGATGCGCATGATATTAAACTGGGTGAACATGAAATCGAGATTAAGAATTTAAAGGAGAAAATTGAAAAATGAATAAAGTAAAACTTAGTTTTAATAAGAAATCAGTGGCCGATATTACATCGGTTATTTTTATTGTTGCTTCTGGAATCGTCACATTAGGAACAGCGCTAGGATATACATTACCGGGAGCGACTTCAGACACCATCAACGCGTGGGTAAGTGCCATTACGTTAATTCTTGGTTCTGGCGGTTTGTTACGAAACACGGCCAATAAAGGGGATGGATTGAAAGATGAAGTTCAAAAATAAATTAGTGTTAGTCGGGGCGGCCACAATGGCAGCTCTTTTTTTAGGGCTAAATGCAAGCGCCGCTCGTATGGATATGGTCGATGTATCGAACAACAACGGCTATATGAGCACTGCTGAGTACGTTTCAATGCGTAACGAATTTGGTGTAAAGGCACTTACCGTCAAGATTAGTGAAGGTACCACGTTCAAGGATGGCTACGCTGCCAGCAACATTGCTAATGGCCAAGCGGCTGGCTTATATGTCAACGGCTATCACTTCGCACATTACAAGACTAAAGCCCAAGCCGTTGCCGAAGCTGATTATGCTGGTCAGGCAGCAAAGGCCGCAGGGCTACCAGTTGGTGCGGTATTGGCAACGGACGTAGAGGCTGCTGAAGAACAGGGAATCTTATCCCAAGCAACTAATGATCGCAATAATGCGGCCTTCATGAAAGAGATTCAGAAGTTTGGCTACCGGACTGACATTTATACCTCTGGGTCATGGGCCAATAATAAGATGACCATCAAGGGTAAAACAGGTTGGATTGCTGGCTATCCATATGTCATGTCCGGTCAAAAATGGTATACGAATAACAATGCATGGCAATGGTCCGGTTCTGCACATTTCCGGATAAGCTATGGCGGTTTTGATGTTAGCCAACTTTATAATGACTACTATACAGCCGGTCAGAAATCGACAGTCAAGCCAACTGATAAAGATGCAGTCAAGGAACAGAATAAAGTTGCTAACAAGAATGGTCAAAAGACCAGCACTACTGCAAACTGGGTCAAAGAATCAAAGACCTACACACTGACAACACCGGTCAAGCTCCGTACAGGTGCATCAACATCGTCAAGCGTGATTACAACCTTGTCAGCTGGTTCAACTATCAAGACGGATCAAGCGATTATTCAAGGTGGCTATCGGTGGGTGCGCCAACCACGGGGTAACGGTTATGCTTATATGGCAACCGGTCCCGCAAGTAATACGCTTGAATACGTGACAAGTGGTCTTGCTCACACGTATTATAAGGTCGTTTCAGGTGATTCATGGTGGGTAATTGCTCAACGTAATGGTCTGAGCATGACTACATTGGCAGCACAAAACAGTAAGAACATTTACTCGGTGATTTATCCTGGTCAAACATTACAACTTAACTAAACGAATCCCGCACTAGCCTTAATTGGCCGGTGCGGGATTTTTTTGATTACAGAGGTTTTAATATCTTATCATCTATCAGTCTTCTTGTGCTTTTAGCCATTTGATTAATTCTTATGGACTCATTTTTTTTAATTTCATCAAATTTTAGTTGCATCAGTCGTAAAGTTGACTGCAATTGTTTATTTGCCAACTGTTCCATCGAATAACTTTCTGGGGAATCTAAAAGTGTTTCAAGTAAAGACTGGAAGCTATAGGCGTAATCAGCAAAGTCACTACAAAACATACTGTACTGATTGTTACTCTGATAAATTAGTTTATAAATTCCTGCAATCAGTTTTAGTTGCTCATTCTTTTTTACTTGTACGTTCCTTGATAGTTGTTTACCAGATGGGAAATTGAAAAATTCTGTCCCCAATTTTGTTTGTTTTTCTGGCTTTTTCGTGTCATAGCGTTCACTAGAATCAATATGGGAAATTATTTTTCCCAGAAGGACTACTAATAGATCACAAGCTCTTACTCCGGACGCTTCTCTGGAATCTACATCAGATTTAATGTCCTTAAAATCATTTTCCTGATATCCATCTTTGGGAGCGTCTTGATCTAAGTAAATACTGATAGTATTCCTTGGTGAGTCTACTTGATCGGCTAAGACAAATAAATCAAGACCAAAAGCTAACTGATCGGTCGGAAATACGGCACTATCAGAAATAATCGTATCATCGCCTGGGCAGTTATCTAATATATGCAATAGTTGATTATATGCATTGAATTCCGATTGCATTCTTGGTATATTTGCATTTTTTTTAGTGAAATTTTGAAGACAATTGCGTAATTCATTCAAAATCTGATTTGTGGTTAAAGAGGGATTACTGAGTGCCTGAGTAAATGTGCTTCCGTAACTAGAATCTTCCGTTCTAAGATATTTAGTTATTGTATAAAAGACAAAATGCAAATTTATTGAATAATTTTCCTCTAGAGAAAACAGCCAATTCTTCAACTTGTGGGCAACTAATACCTGGCTTTTGTCAAGCAGGCTTAGTTGGAGTGTTGCCCCCACATCGTTAATTAAATCGATTAAGCTATTGAGAAGTATAGCCGAATCTGTTTTTATATCTTGAAAAACATTTACTGATTTGAAGATATCTTTTCCCTTTATTTCATCGATTTGAGAGTGCTTTTGTCGGTACTTTTCTTCTATATTATTGTAGACATATTCAAAATAACTTTGCTTATCTTTAGGAATGGCTAAATAAACACACACATATGCAGGAATATTGTCTCCTTGCTGATAGTTAAACTGATGACTGCTATTTTTGCTTTGTCGTATAGTTTTAGTTGGACCCTTTTCATCGAAAAAAATATTAACATCTTGCATAATAACGCTCCTTTAATAATTGATCATTTAAGTTTGATTATGCAGCTAAATGGATATCTTTTGAATAGTCCAAAAATAGCCCATGGTCAAAATGGTCACAAATTATTTCACGAACTAGGTCATCCTAGTACAAAAGGAACCCCGATAAATGTTGATTTAACGGGGTTCCTTATTCTTTGGATACTGTCTAATTCGCCTATAAATGTCACGAGTGGGACTTGAACCCACAACCCTCCGCTTAGAAGGCGGATGCTCTATCCAGTTGAGCTATCATGACAACAACAAGTCTAATTATAGTTAAGAAAATTAACCCTGTCAATTCTTATTTAAAGTTGTTCCTGGGGTTTTAAGATTAACGCCAGCTGGCTTGTGAAATGAAAATGGGGCTAGGCGTCAAAAGTCGCTTTTTATCGCAAAGTTTGCAATACTGAAAACGAAATCAATTTCAGGGGGAACCAATAAATGGCAAGATGGTTGAAATGGTCAGTTTTTTACGAGTTAACAGAAATTTATACGGCACCGCTAAATATCATGTGGTTTATCTTAGGTGCAGCGATTGCGCAGTATCACGTCCATACGGTTAATTGGATTAACGTGGGTTTGTGTCTGTTAGTGGTCTTCATCTTCGACTTGGCAGTTAATGTCGCTGACAATTATTATGATTATCAGCATGCGCATGATCGCCAAGACTATGCTCAGAAAACAAATCCCATTGGCCGGTTAAAGTTGCCACCGCGCGGTGTTTTCTGGTTGGCTTGGCTATTATATGCGGTTGCGGCCGTTCCAGGAATTGTGCTCATCTTGCGAACGGGCTGGCCGGTAGCGATTTTTGGGGTGGTTGGGTATCTGATTGGCATTTTTTACACGGCAGGACCGCATCCGATTAATGCGACGCCAGTGTCAGCACTCGTAGTGGCATTAGCAATTGCGTTTTGGATTCAATTAACGTGTGTGTACGTGTCCATCTATGGGCAACAGCCATTGACCTGGCGCATCGTTGGGACCACCTTCCTCCTATGCTTACCTTTAACTTTAATCTTCTTTACGGTCCAATTAGCTAATGATACGGCCGATCGTAGCGAAGACATTGCGAATCATCGCTATACATTGGCCGTTTACTTGGGTCAACCAGGGGCAGTCCGTGTGATACAAGTAGTAATTGTGATTGGGACGTTATGGCCCTTAATTAATGCTTGGCTAGGATTAGCGCCAGTAGTGACCGCGTTAACGGTGGTGCTGCTTCCGATTATGTGGCGGGGAATGCAACCGTTCTTTGCGGTTCAAGATAAGCAAAAAACGTTTATGGCAATTGTAAAGAGTGCGTCGTTATTTTTCGTCGCATATCCGGTCTTATTTGCTTTGGGTACTTGGCTATGAGAACTTAAATCTTAAGAAAAGCTAAAGGTGGCTAAAAAACAACGATTAACTAGTCGTTTTGCTTGAAATAATCCTGTAACATAACGATAATATAAATGTAACAGGAGAGGAGAGACGCTTATGATTTCAGTTTTAGCAATCGTTGGCATTTTAGCCATTGCCGGAGGAATTCAATATTATTCGAACTTTGTTTCTAAGGAAAATGCAGCTAGTAAACACTTCACTGCTTCCCGTGATAACCGTTAGTTATCGGTTAGCTCCTAGTTGTTTACGACAACTTTATACGTTAATTATCAATAAAAAAAGAACTGACCAAAAGGCCGGTTCTTTTTTTATTACTTGATTTTTGGTGTGGCTTCAATGGTTTCAGTCTTACCAGCGGCCCAACGTTGGATCGCGGCAGTTTGCTTTTCGCGACGAAGACGCTTTTGCTTATCAGCAACTGGACGACGTGTGGCCCATGTATTGTAAGGTTTTGCTACAACAGTCATGAGAGAATTACCTCCTTTTAATTAGTCCAATAACAATTATTGTAAGACTAGTATAACGTAAAATGCAACTAAAATTAATGAAAAACTGTTTTTTTTTGAAAAAAGCCCTTAATTATGGACGATTTCTACTAATTTGTTCTGATAATAACGATTATTAGACGCTCTGGCCGATTGATGGTATATTTGTCTTAGAAAGTAGGGAAGTTAAATGAACCATGAAATTGATCCCCGGGTTGATAAAACGCGGCGGCATTTACGGCAAGCATTAATTACATTATTACAAACTAAAAATGTTGAAGATATCTCGGTCCAGGAGTTAACTGCGACAGCATCAGTGACTCGGGGCACCTTTTATCTTCATTATAAAGATAAGCCAGCGTTTGTTAGCCAGGCGCTCGATGATTTAGTGACCGATCTGTTTGCAACGGGCATCGTCACGGTTTCAATTGGGGAAGTCATTACTAATCCAGCTGATCCGTTACGCCGTGTTCAAGTCTTATCCTTGGCTAAGGCGTTGGGCTATATTAATGATCATGCTGAGGCCTTTAAAACTCTGTTGATTGATCAGAGCCAACTAGCGGTAGAGCACCGCATCAAACAACAACTTACGACCTGGATGCAACAGTTTTATCATGATTTTGAAGATCAATTCGCTGATTTAGAAGTACCGATTAGTGTCCAAACGGCTTACTATGTTTCGGCGACTGTCGGGTTGATTACCGATTGGCTTGAAAATGATTTGATTTATACGCCTCGTTACCTTACCAAATGCATTAAAAAGCTCCATCGATTGATGACGGTTGGTAACATTACTTTCACAGATTTCTTTGTATGATGAAATTATTGCTTGACTAGTGGCGTCTATTTTGATAGTATTTTCTTGTTGTATTTGTGAACTTCTACAGCTACAACCGCACG
This region of Lactobacillus sp. CBA3605 genomic DNA includes:
- a CDS encoding phage tail domain-containing protein; its protein translation is MSSIVIQKMDGTVYDLEKLGIRVISFDPPGPNYQHTFTQMNEYSSVLTDTQMQQTTIPLVFKVNAADNYDYELKRMRVLKVFAGYEPFYIINRRIAYLRWKVVSESYTYARQSNYWGTQAITVNLTCIDGAAETVLTSLDKGFLNGFGMSASLTSVPKYEFTNQANFTIWNGSTIPLRAEEHPVLITLDCAASKAVTISNQTISQSLTVTMPLTKGKPLQIYGLKMVVGGASVFSKSNHGYLDFAPGDNKLTISGTSDFTISFKTHFYY
- a CDS encoding phage tail protein, whose translation is MLIITDYTGASEALKVTDLQLTLQLGQVAQLDFTTWNEDNNMTGYAMLSPRALIQEPDTGMLFQVSENDGSTAGKYYSRSVTCLSIIQDFNDSYIRSTIKGKQTLKACMDLVTNGTKFTYTIHDTISDHDFGDEEFGNGHGLDLFLNTLVSDFGFEWSNDNYRIDIYKTVGKQDAFVFVDGDDVNSVAETNDYTTITTKIHGEGKHDDNDKPSCSYDYVSPNAKLYGEIAADDYQSDSITSEDELKKVLPGQLQDYPKVQYTANLNTFQKASPIGATNDASIGNYGHLRTRNGIDVKTRIVAKTLYLQSTHTISTVTFGNLKADPAMITARLQANRSRDTQVIKQIKDEGNKLVAGAAMSITVLDKVGEVDD
- a CDS encoding SGNH/GDSL hydrolase family protein — protein: MAIQLVTDQFSDNLDGTFRNGMVGNFKIVEQTLNELLTYQGNINKQLNTLTKNINSSVDGKLTKQDLALVDKLKTQSQGLTERINHIIMGTDTDSIHAVLNNMKLAGELKGQCGDTGKAGRDGLDGESAYQVWLDAGNVGSKADYLASMKGSKGDVGSVGPAGKDGAMSAKDVTAMVTDSINGISIGTTNLLLYTKFTLTTVTNIIGWVQVGRTAPVKTDLTGKYTFEGWIDTAIDKAAAYIDVRDKVTDKQLSIYTNRMFVEGGDSGYAASTVDIPENAYIKACWLGYTSEQTTPISITYGREKFVYGDKITDWSPAPDDKVTDNHDGSITVNGKQVNVTGATSVLQGKTLDIIGDSYVANNGQSVSETWHYKVANQYDMIYNNYGVNGNGLITAKATGTPVVDRVTDMDSTADYVVVVGGKNDYNQQLAIADFKAGLVKLIQELIERFIGKKICFFTPWSIVESEIMNIPLVQYSQAIEDVCGAYSIPCFNSAKRSGILAYSDVFRAKYFQTSTDQSHLNDAGHTLFVNPATKFLESL
- a CDS encoding phage baseplate upper protein; translated protein: MEILKFNVDLDKRNLVEDKQNFDIDFHDSKYNWIQARQYEDSMRQVEVHVVHGDNSPFDLTGVNPNFFGWLPEGNYRIIDAKHAVMLDPSNGIFRFDFPAAAFAMSGSYKQAFFRLMKDGMNVSTLEFSLDVLADKVISGLIPSDYITPFIDLYGDLGDIVKNAKGDLAAALAEWTTKLSALFNQLNDQGVDTQTMLTTLEQRIKDDGLLTQADLATALTKFKDNFTKLQSKVDASVASATTYANLRRLGQKYRVQGKVASNAQGFASLGGTTVVQYFQNWAPLDVQYGTLVKFNVETGTELLTNEIHGYHGNSMTYSSKDGLLYMAMAEDTSAAKETAQKTKILQIDPSDLAIKATIDLTAKTSLDEIHSIGYDSADNCFIVANNKTLEFYDESWTLLFTKNWVDVIGYEPPYMQGVQAHGNRLYWIGGRKSQIWVFDIDVESQDLNFGTIYTFDSFQEGLYPTGELEALGFNDDGDIYAVSHVTVGNWGGLTQYYVTHSDFKIPVSGPETVAIQGASPIPTEFYVGTNTAYNPDGTKSNPFASLLEATTCMRTPYTPFKTLTMLTDMAEETLVLIDIDSAMVNTQAHKVKAAVIINCNNLYLSALQTAGYSRYKMNALYIYNSQVRINDWKCASLKSVVDVNEDVHIERSNAFIQDNSKSRIVLYNSVLETAGSTYHVVKDNFMSNLMGNQILGTITNVKDANTLTTSDFVYYQNMNVQVTTVINGNTIGFQLTSPISSSGIVNLIGYTQSSNVLYFCAFHYVKDNAANTTIEFYSLPTMTKLVPTSYAITATVSDN
- a CDS encoding XkdX family protein, with the translated sequence MFEFVKMMFNAGCQVEGYVSYGAITAEEYKMITGEDYVVPATT
- a CDS encoding GH25 family lysozyme — translated: MKFKNKLVLVGAATMAALFLGLNASAARMDMVDVSNNNGYMSTAEYVSMRNEFGVKALTVKISEGTTFKDGYAASNIANGQAAGLYVNGYHFAHYKTKAQAVAEADYAGQAAKAAGLPVGAVLATDVEAAEEQGILSQATNDRNNAAFMKEIQKFGYRTDIYTSGSWANNKMTIKGKTGWIAGYPYVMSGQKWYTNNNAWQWSGSAHFRISYGGFDVSQLYNDYYTAGQKSTVKPTDKDAVKEQNKVANKNGQKTSTTANWVKESKTYTLTTPVKLRTGASTSSSVITTLSAGSTIKTDQAIIQGGYRWVRQPRGNGYAYMATGPASNTLEYVTSGLAHTYYKVVSGDSWWVIAQRNGLSMTTLAAQNSKNIYSVIYPGQTLQLN